A genomic segment from Pistricoccus aurantiacus encodes:
- a CDS encoding YheU family protein yields the protein MNERFIEVPYRLLPGETLDGLLEAFVTRQGYDTTDTGDGMHGWTAELKRQLERGELLVVHDLQTELTEIMTLSQWRAFGRRLADDEEEG from the coding sequence ATGAACGAGCGCTTTATCGAAGTGCCTTATCGCCTGCTGCCGGGAGAGACACTGGACGGTCTGCTGGAAGCCTTCGTCACCCGCCAGGGCTACGACACCACGGATACCGGCGACGGCATGCATGGCTGGACCGCGGAGCTCAAGCGTCAACTCGAGCGCGGTGAGTTACTGGTGGTGCACGACCTGCAGACGGAACTCACCGAGATCATGACGCTGTCCCAGTGGCGGGCTTTCGGCCGCCGGCTCGCGGATGACGAGGAAGAAGGCTAG